The Culex quinquefasciatus strain JHB chromosome 2, VPISU_Cqui_1.0_pri_paternal, whole genome shotgun sequence genome contains the following window.
CATGTACGGGGACGTCTCCTCCAGGAACCAGCCGACGCTGACGCGCTCGCCCTTGCCCGTGAGGACATGGTACAGGATCAGGACCGTCGAAACCGAGGTCAGCGTTCCGACGAGGGTGTACCCGAGAGTGTAGCGCATCGTGTGGCCGTCTGCAAACGATAAATTCACCTTAATTACACTGTCTGGGGCGCGTTCGACACCGGTGGCCACGGAACGCAGCGGGAGAACCTACCTTCTGGTCGATTTTCCAGCAAATTTACACACAATCAGTCAGTCACTTGATCCCCCGTGTATCATATGACCCTCCTCACTGCGAAAAGAAGAAAAGTGACAGCCCGAGTGACAGTTTGGTGAGAAATCGATATTTTGTAAACGTCGTGTACACGGAAAAGTAAAATAACTGAAATGACGAGCTGGCAGCAGCGCCACCCTGTAGGCTACTAGCGCAAGCTTTTACAGGTCAAACTAGCTAGTCGGGAAAGTCAGATGCAGTCAGTGTTGTTGGTGATGTTAAATTAAATGAATCAGCAGCTTAAAAAAAGAGCATCGTTAATGCTACAAGGACAAGCATAATGACGAAGAACTTTAGATACTTGAATAGCACGTCCCGAGATAGGAAAGGGTGTTTCATCTTCGGGCGTTTCATTTCGCTTCACAAAGTTGTGGATTGCTTCTCCGTAGAATAGAGGAACGAAGGAATTTCTCAGCAAAATCAAGCACAATCGTTTACTTTATCCTTACATTTATTATTTCCTCATTTCGCACATTTCACCTCAAACTTGACAACGACCTGTCCGGTCTCCGGAACCACACTCGACGCCAGCTCCACCAGCTGCGCATCGCCTCCGATCTCCTCAGGGCACACATCCCCGGTTATAACCTCCACCTCCTCACTGACCTCCAGCTCCGCCTCCTGCACCAATCCGCTTCCATGGCCCAGCATGTGCTCCTTCAACGAATGTGCCCGCACAAATGTCTCCCCGCAAACAGTACAACCGAACGGCCGCTCCCCCGTGTGAATCGTCCGGTCGTGCACGCGCAGATGCTCCTTCTGGTTGAACGATCGGGGACACTTTACGCACGGAAACGGACGCGCACCGGTGATGTGGATTCGCAGGTGCACTTTAAGCGATTGCGATGTGCTAAACAGCTTGTCGCAGACCAGGCAGCAGTACGGTTCCTCCAGGCCAGCGTCCAGCTGAGCTTGGGCGCGCTCCGGAGCGACGAGAATCGCCGTTTGATTCGGCTTGCCCAGACCGTCCACGTGAACGCGCTGAATGTGCTTTGTGAGCACATCTTCCCGGATGAAGCTTTTCGGGCAGTTGAGGCACTGGAACTGCTTCCGGTCGTGGCTCTTCATGTGGAACTTGAGCAAACGGGCGCTTTCGAAGTGGGTGTAGCAAATCTTACAAACCAGCTGTTCTGTGTGCTTCAGCTCGTGGGTTTTAGCGGCTCGTTCCGATGTGAATTCCTTGGAGCAAATGCTACAGGAAACTTTGGACGGCTTGAAGTGAACGCGGGCGTGACGTTCCAGATGATGCTTGTCATAGAATGTTTTAGGGCACAATTGGCAGGATAAGTTCCGCTCTCCTTTATGACGTTTTTCATGAGCCTTCATGTTTGAGAGATTCATAAAGTCTCTTCCGCAAATGCTGCAAGTATAAGGCTTAGCTCCGGAGTGAACTCGAAGGTGTTTGGTCAAATTACAggccttgaaaaataatccaatAAATTGAAGAAATGCTTTGTATAGAAATATCAAACCTGATTGAAGCGTTTCGAGCAAACTTCGCACTGAAATGGCTTATCGTCGATGTGAGATCGCTGAAATGAAAAATAGATCGATCCGGCTTAACAAATATTCACAAACAACGAAGTTCAACAAATTACATGTCAACACTTTCGATTCTTACCTCATGGGAAAGCAGATGCGCTTTGCAGATAAATGCTTTATCACATTTATCATAAGTGCAGACAAACGGCTTATCTCCGGTGTGCTTCCGAACATGGTAGACCAAGTTACTGCTCTGACTAAACCCGCGATCGCAGTGCGGACACTTGAACTTTTTCTCCTTTTTGTGTACCCGCATGTGGTCCTTCAAATAAGCCACCTCCTTCCCGCAAACTTCACATTTGGAAAGCTTTCTTGGTTTATCGAAAACCTCTCTTTTAGATTTAGGCTTTTCCTCAGCTTCAGAAGATTCTTCATCATTTTCATGATGATCGTCCCAATCATCATGCTCCACTTGATCCTCCTCAACCGCTTCCAACAAGTTATTCAGCTCCTTTCTGATCTCATCGACCTGTTCCGTAACATTTTCAACTCCAACCTTGGCTTCTTCCAAGATTTTCGGAACTTTAACCTCCCGAACCTTGGGAACCTCCACAACTTTAACCGCCTTATTCTCTTCCTCAACCGCCATCGGATCCTCCAAACACCCAAACGGATCATCATCCGGCTCTACGCTCCTCTTAACCTTCTCCACAACGTACTCGCTACACCGAGGCTTAAAACTCTCATCAAACTGATTAATGCGATCGTGACAAAACTCGCAAACCGGCGAAATTATCCCACATACGGGAACCACCCGTACATTTgtacatttgaagattttttccaGCAGGCGGCTGTTGTCGGAAGCGCAAAAGATCGACTCCATGGCACCGCTCGTGCCGTCGCAGATTTTACACCCGATTTCCTGCTTTTCGAAGGGGCTGAAAAATTGACAAGAttattgtaatttgttgtttcaTTGGTCCAGGAAGAAACTAGCAGGAAACTAATTTACATTTGATTCAAACTAACAAATCGAAAAATGCTCGATAACTTAGTATGATCGATTTGGAATGATacgcgatgttctacaaagttgtttcccaGAACAAAACCTACAAGAATCTCAAATTCTATCAGTAAGTAGCCCctataatcaaaaaaatacttaaagatAAGCGAGAACCCGTTTAATTTTATGTCAGTATTGATTGTTATTTCTATGGCTTCTAAACAAAATGAGAATGCAATTTTACATGATTGGtataaaaatatctattttttttttctttgaaaaaaggtcCTTTAAGCATATAAAACCTACCCtttcaaaaaacattcaaatataaACTTTTGATTTTGTAATTTATCAAGTGAAGGAAGGTTTGTTATTGatgtttatgtttaattttaaaagatgTTTCAAAATATGCTTACCAGACAGTGGATTTCATCAAACTCAtctttaaatgattaaatgacacgtgtaaaaaatagttttcaactGGAATTTCCTTAATCCTTAATTATTATCGTAAACTTTAGGTACTTAATTTATGttaagttacttttttgttatgtttttgaatTCATCTGTCAGTTtagtcaaacaaaacaaacaaagagGTAGTCAAAGGGCACGTTCTTTTACTACGaaacacaaatatttttccaGGACCACCCCCTCCCGCACCGCAACAAATTTTCCAGAATGTTTTGTTAAGAGAGCGCACCCCCCCTCCCCCGATTCCCTTTTGCGTTACGTcataaaagaacgctccatcATGACACATTGAAAGGTGGTGAGTTTCTGCTGTTTCTGCTATTCGCCGCAAGAGCTCCCCGTAATAATTTTGTCTGAAGGAagtgcacggaaaaaataagTTGCATTTTTTCTTAGCACTGTTCAAActtttccttcttcttcttctttttattaaaaactacttttttttttaacaaaaaaaacaatttcacaaaattcgtttttttctgttatttgtttttttatatgtttttaaggttagtttaagggacaaaaacagcaaaagttggctttttttaaaaaaaaaaaagaaattttagtcgatttttttgacaaccgtttttaatgcaaaattaaatttgcaatcgaaaagtacaaaaCAGATTGTTCGATAAAGTGAAccttgttcaaaatataacaaccTATGGTTAATTTagctgaaaaattcattttttttatcaattttctatgttttaaaatgaaacattttacaattgttttattttcaatattgaaaatttgaccattcccgcatagtcaacaaccatacagtcaccatttgtcgaatgatttttcctaaatgatctcaataatacaccaaatagggtgcaaccgtacattttccattccccaaacaatcctacaatttattaaataggtcgttaggtaatgttacaatacatttttacaagggatttttttcgtggatcatagtcataccctaccccaaactgttcaattcttattttatgtgaaccgtaccacaaattaataaaatatgattttaaatggtgaactgctttaccgacacttaccgacatcatttgaaaagggaggagccaaaaaataaactttacaaaTGTTCTGGGAACTATGCATTTAACGGGAATGGTAAGTATATGATTATTAATggcgagcgttttttttttgtaatgtccgggatttgttaccgcttgatgatgatgtctcctgttgattcttccgtggtgctgccgccttatctaattgagctatctcagttacattacgtttggcgttttaaaatgcattttattatgaaatgtggcctcaaaatttatcataaatatatcgtaacatgtatggtagaaccatacaaataaattatagaccaatcacatggcgaacagttatcgttctgataatggtcaatcaattgattaaattatttggacttataaaaattatcacgaaaataaattagctttacatacaaactatatggcaaacaggtatatcattccatgaattgttgaacaatggtttgaattgttgggacttaggaaaattttcgctgaattcaggtatatcgttccatgaattgttgaacaatggtttgaattgttgggacttaggaaaattttcgctgaattcaggtatatcgttccatgaattgttaaagtattatttgaattattcggacttaggatttttttttttgctgtacatcaattggctcaatcatacaatacctgtttcaaataatcctaagcgtttggcgaacagttatatcgttccatgaattgttgtacaattgtttggattattgggacttaagagtttttcgctgagcttcaagttggaaatactacgtcggctatggtacccttatgttttaacaatagctgttccgaaaaatccttaccatatggcgaaaagttatatttctccatgaattgtagaacaattgtttgaatcatcgggacttaagaaaattttcgctaaaattcatttttggctcaatcatacaaaaactgtttgaaataataccaaacgtatgaggaataattatatcgtaccattaattgttgtgaaattgtttcaattattaggacttaggaaatttaggaaattttccgcttaggtttctttaactaaatcataccgagtatcataacttttatcataccggctacagtactattatgttctaaaaatagctgtttcgaaccatcctaatcgtatgacgaatagataccgttcattaaattgtaggaaaaaaaatcaaccattcgaatatgtcaagataagtgtaacaattcgggaaatagtaccattttaattttgttatatggtcgtgacattatatcaacaatatcacaaatggtaaccataccagaaataattttcttatgatttcgacagtttcacctttggtatttgattatgcgggtTACCTTCTGAGATATTGATACTAGAAAAAAGGCTGTTTGTATAagacttaaaaaactaaaatttatggCCACTTTTTCTTTTATATGCTGTATTTTAGCAACCGtaggttcaatcttcaatgtctcttaagcaatttaattataatttatctcaaattttggaaaaaaaatattttcagaaatgaaaaatcatggacactatttaaaaatatcgaaaaacgggatttttttcagtcaaaatttaattttaattgggtatttcttgaaaactgttcactttagcaaaaactttttaagttttttcgattgcaaattcgattttacattaaCAGTCTGCTCGCGATGtctgatttttctgttacaatCTTATTGGATATAAACTCCCATATAAACTGTCCAGACCGTtaaaaagtgaagaaaaaaaacaaaattcgagTAAGATTTCtaattcttaaaaacaaaacaaaattcaaatagtCACGGCGGCAATATAATTGTCCATATACCTTTCTATGGCCCAAAAGAATTGAGGGACAaagatattttttcctgaatagTTATcaccaatacctacaactttgccgaagacagcaaatcgatcagaaaattctcgaatatttacgtaacatttttgtatgaacagctgccaaaaatgtatggtcacttgtatgggtgaatcaatgacacaaaaaaagCTTCCTTGGTCATCAgtttaggctgttgcaaatatttttttcgtcattttttcaaccccttcaaaatcgtctcgaaaaattagggggcaaaacaaaatacattttttaaataaactccaAAATTTGAATAGAATTCCAAGTGCATTCCTCTGGGTTGAGACTAATTTTTAGCGTGTTCGgctttattcaaaaatcatttgatgAATTTCAGATAATTTTAGATGTACGAAATCGCCAAAAGTATAATATTTTGCTAACATTTTTATCAACTGTTatgtaatttaaatatattttttctccaCCTCGATTAGTCATGggacaacaacttttttttaatgtttgcatcaacctttttttaacaaaatacatataaattttattgtaaaaactaaaaaaaaactgaaaaatatatttataaatttcataaacttaacgcagttttattttgattactgatagagttttaaaaaagtttagatttttataATGAAACACAAACTTAAAGGTCCATTCACATCAAACCACACAATCCCACGACATCAAGTCTCCATCCAACATCCTTCGCGCGAGAGTCAAAACGAGAGCAAGAGTTCGGATTCATTAATGTTTACCCACACTCAAATCCTGCGATCGCGATTCATTCAGTCGAATGACTAACTGAACTGCCTGGCGGAACAAAAGAGAGAGTTTTTGGTGGGTGCACACCCCAACAAACAGGGTCGATCGCATACACATAAACCATGACCACACGATCCTCGCACGAAGAAGGGGGATGAATTTACGTTTGGTTAGAGATGGTTGAGTTTGGGgtttcgtattttttatattttgtattttcaattaGAATGCCTTTTgagacaaaatttaaatttcatgtatttttaaaataaattttaattaaaattttcaacttaactATCTCTCCCCCCAATCGATCACCATTCATGCGGGTCTCTCAATGAAAGGCGAGAGAGTCTAAAACACACGATCACCAAGCGCTGCTGCTGGTGGAGACCCATTGATGATCACCACGACTGACTTTGGACCCACGTTTCGTTCGGCGCTCCGATCAGTTGCAGTTTCGTGCTCGTCGGGGTGTGGTGTGCTCAGCTCTTCGATTCTCTCCAGCAGGTGGTGATCGTGTCGCGTGTTCCGTGCCCAAGTCTCAAGGCTAAATCTTGAGCAACTCGCCGAGagtgtaaaattaaaaagttgttggcGGTTTAACAcacacgaaacaaaaaaaaaagagaagtaaATTCCGCCGCACAATTGTGGCTGGTGTTCCGACAATCACAACCTCTTTTGTGCGCAAAATAAAAGTAGGAGATGATTACATTTGGCtgccgtcgccgtcgtcgtcgtgtgtGAGGAAAAAATTgagaggaaaataaaaaaaaagtttgaaaaaacaagCGAAAcccaaaaaaagttaaagtggAGGAAAGAAGAGAGTTTCATATTTGTCCGAGTTGTGGGTCGAGAAATGTGCAACATTTGAGGTGATTCCGAATCTGGCACGGCGCGATTTTTTTGCTGGATTTCTTCCTCTTCATTCATCACATTTGGCCACGGCACAGACCTCGATCAATTGACCCTCGGGGTGGGATCTTCAACACAGCACACAACACAGCCAAGAAGTGATGAGGTCAACATGAAGTTCCTGCTGCGAATAATTGGATTACTGCTGATGCTGTTGGCGTTTGACGCTGCGTCATGTGAGTATAGAGAGAGAGCTAAACCTTAAGCATCGAGGGTAGACCTTAAACCGACTTAACCTTAAGCCGATGATGCTCTGCTGCTGATATTACACAATCCTCTCGCGCCAAGGCGAGTTCGTCGTGACATTTGAATTTGTGTACGCCAAACCGTCTCCGAGCGACACATACCTTAAGTAACCAAGATCCGTCGCTTGTGGGACAGGTCTACAAATTGGTCCAGAGAGAGACCTGAACGAGAGTGAGAGTGAAACACGAACACGCTCCAAGTCAAGTCGAGGCGACGACAAAACGCCTCCACCTTTTATTTGAGCTGCTTATTTTGGTGCGCGTGAATAGCTCACTTGCTTTACTACACGCGCATATCAGCACCAGCGAACCACGTGCGTGTCTGCTTAACCAACCGCAGCAGCAGACAAACAAAATGCCTGGCCAGAGCCTGTATcggatttgaatttttggaatgttttttttttctactccTGCAACAAAAACACTTGCGGTTTTGTTTGCGGAAAGCAAACTTAGCCGTCCTACGCATCTTGCTACAGTTTTGACATTGTTGGTAGTTGGAAATGGTGACGAATTTGACACACTTTTGACTGTTAtatcatttaattttgtttttaatcacAAAAAGCATCGTAACATTTTTGCGAGATAATGTTCGTTGATGTCTTATCAACAATTCTTTAGATAATTCTTTCATAAGTAAGACAAAAAGTAAAACTGTCTTAAATTTGGCTTATCATTTCGataaacgtcaaatttgttgaaaaagctCATCCGTGGCCTGGACTTTTACTTTGAaagaattctttaaaaaaattctgagtGGATTAGTTCGCcactcacattttttttctatataaattaaaagtttgaacaAATAGGTATAACTGTTGCAGCAgttattcaatttaaataaaaatttagagtAAGAAAAGAGaagttttcaatatattttttttgttcaaagtaaaaactaaatatttttataaaatgactTTACATCTTTTTTGTACACAATTTTGAAGCCACAACATTAAACTTTTacgtatttttatgtttcaaaagaaacaaaaaaatctttgtttgattcaaaaatgcaaaaaagcatCATCCAAAGTTGACGAAAAACAATCAAACactcaaatttaaataacttagGTAACAAAACTTgactttaaataagaaaataaataaaaccatataacctattaattttttttttattttctaaaattttgtttttaaactgATAACagaccaattgggtcctaaaatgaagcttagattgctgatattattgtttacagcgataaagcttatttttctgagtacaatgaccctgtGTACTACCACAAAGagttcaaaatggatttttaaatcaattttgaaaaattaacctcgcggtccttcttgacaggaaagctcttacttgacagcttgttccaaggggaccatcgttgatccatcgaaaaaaattttaaccgtgttttttaccgttgtacataaaaatttacatagggctttagtacccaattgtttcCAATATGcgagaaaaaaatagttctt
Protein-coding sequences here:
- the LOC6045913 gene encoding zinc finger protein 436 → MSLMKSTVCPFEKQEIGCKICDGTSGAMESIFCASDNSRLLEKIFKCTNVRVVPVCGIISPVCEFCHDRINQFDESFKPRCSEYVVEKVKRSVEPDDDPFGCLEDPMAVEEENKAVKVVEVPKVREVKVPKILEEAKVGVENVTEQVDEIRKELNNLLEAVEEDQVEHDDWDDHHENDEESSEAEEKPKSKREVFDKPRKLSKCEVCGKEVAYLKDHMRVHKKEKKFKCPHCDRGFSQSSNLVYHVRKHTGDKPFVCTYDKCDKAFICKAHLLSHERSHIDDKPFQCEVCSKRFNQACNLTKHLRVHSGAKPYTCSICGRDFMNLSNMKAHEKRHKGERNLSCQLCPKTFYDKHHLERHARVHFKPSKVSCSICSKEFTSERAAKTHELKHTEQLVCKICYTHFESARLLKFHMKSHDRKQFQCLNCPKSFIREDVLTKHIQRVHVDGLGKPNQTAILVAPERAQAQLDAGLEEPYCCLVCDKLFSTSQSLKVHLRIHITGARPFPCVKCPRSFNQKEHLRVHDRTIHTGERPFGCTVCGETFVRAHSLKEHMLGHGSGLVQEAELEVSEEVEVITGDVCPEEIGGDAQLVELASSVVPETGQVVVKFEVKCAK